The Leclercia adecarboxylata genome has a segment encoding these proteins:
- a CDS encoding ArdC family protein: MTMNLHTQTTAPKASQATSVSPLEQSGSSKTKFSRGKSKARAGAVKTDLYQTVTDSIIAALESGVKPWVCPWVRNGAAAGLPANFSTGTAYSGINIMLLWCSAAKQGFQDERWLTYKQAQELGGQVRKGEHGTTAIFYKTLEKEDEDGEIEKIPMLKAFTVFNVEQIDGLSIESVPQPVAGFDPLPQAEALMTRSGAKITEQGVKAFYRPATDEIVLPERFRFADAANFYATGLHELVHWTGAASRLNREKGNKFGSEAYAFEELIAELGSAFLMADLGITGEVQHESYIASWLKALKGDKRYIFKAAAAASKAHRWLMDC, translated from the coding sequence ATGACGATGAACCTGCACACTCAGACAACCGCCCCTAAAGCTTCACAGGCGACCAGCGTATCCCCGCTGGAGCAGTCAGGCTCCTCAAAAACGAAATTTTCCAGGGGCAAAAGCAAAGCCCGTGCTGGCGCAGTCAAAACAGACCTTTACCAGACCGTAACGGACAGCATCATTGCAGCCCTGGAAAGCGGCGTTAAACCGTGGGTGTGCCCGTGGGTTCGCAACGGCGCAGCGGCGGGATTACCGGCCAACTTCAGCACCGGCACGGCATACAGCGGAATTAATATCATGCTGCTGTGGTGTAGTGCGGCAAAACAGGGTTTTCAGGACGAGCGCTGGCTGACCTACAAACAGGCGCAGGAGCTGGGCGGCCAGGTTCGTAAAGGTGAACACGGCACGACGGCCATCTTTTACAAGACTCTGGAGAAAGAGGACGAGGACGGGGAAATCGAAAAAATCCCGATGCTGAAAGCCTTTACCGTGTTTAACGTGGAGCAAATCGACGGCCTGAGCATCGAGAGCGTGCCGCAGCCGGTTGCCGGTTTCGATCCGCTGCCGCAGGCGGAAGCACTCATGACCCGGAGCGGGGCAAAAATCACCGAGCAGGGCGTAAAGGCGTTCTATCGTCCGGCCACCGATGAAATCGTCCTGCCAGAGCGGTTCCGCTTCGCGGACGCGGCGAACTTCTACGCCACCGGCCTGCATGAGCTGGTTCACTGGACGGGGGCAGCGTCCCGCCTCAATCGTGAAAAAGGCAATAAGTTTGGCTCTGAGGCGTATGCGTTTGAGGAACTGATCGCCGAGCTGGGCAGCGCGTTTCTGATGGCGGATTTGGGAATTACGGGAGAGGTGCAGCATGAAAGCTATATCGCGTCCTGGCTGAAAGCCCTGAAGG
- the ltrA gene encoding group II intron reverse transcriptase/maturase produces the protein MMYGEEKSDSLIVAAKQANNPKGAESVERRSGAKGNAEQPHMRRTQSRESMSQRLSRVREAAKQRKKERFTALFHLLTVEALEAAFLSLSRKAAAGVDGIRWMDYAGNMKNNITDLHRRLHQGSYRAQPGRRHYIPKADGKQRPLGIASLEDKIVQYALVKILNAVYENDFMGFSYGFRPGRSQHDALDALATGLVRTNVNWVLDADISQFFDRVSHEWLIRFTEHRIGDRRVIRLIRKWLTAGTSEEGQWRATEEGTPQGAVISPLLANIYLHYVFDLWAHQWRRRYATGNVVMVRYADDIVIGFDKRYDARRFRIAMQRRLREFGLTVHPEKTRLMEFGRFAAENRAIRGKGKPETFNFLGFTHISGKDRNGRFMLIRKTRRDRMTATLKAIKDGLRRRWHYSIPEQGKWLRRVVQGYLNYHSVPGNFPTMQKFRTHVTNLWRRALRRRSQKDDTTWTKANKLAAAWLPRVRVLHPWPVERFTARHPRQEPGA, from the coding sequence GTACGGAGAGGAGAAGTCGGACTCGCTCATAGTAGCGGCGAAGCAGGCGAACAACCCGAAAGGAGCGGAGTCAGTGGAGCGAAGGAGCGGGGCCAAGGGGAACGCGGAACAGCCACACATGCGCCGGACACAGAGCCGGGAAAGCATGTCACAGAGGCTGTCACGCGTGCGGGAAGCTGCGAAGCAGCGGAAGAAAGAACGGTTTACAGCATTGTTCCACCTGCTGACAGTCGAAGCACTGGAAGCCGCATTCCTCTCCCTGAGCAGGAAAGCGGCCGCCGGAGTGGATGGCATCAGGTGGATGGACTACGCCGGAAACATGAAGAACAACATAACAGATCTGCACCGGAGGCTACATCAGGGCAGCTACAGGGCGCAGCCCGGCAGGCGTCACTACATCCCAAAAGCGGATGGAAAACAACGCCCGCTCGGCATCGCCTCGCTGGAGGACAAGATCGTCCAGTATGCGCTGGTGAAAATCCTGAACGCAGTCTATGAAAACGACTTTATGGGGTTCTCATACGGGTTCAGACCCGGGCGAAGCCAGCACGATGCACTGGACGCACTGGCCACAGGGCTGGTACGCACTAACGTAAACTGGGTACTGGATGCCGACATCAGTCAGTTCTTTGACAGGGTGAGCCACGAATGGCTGATCAGGTTCACAGAGCATCGGATCGGCGACCGGAGGGTAATCAGGCTCATACGTAAGTGGCTCACAGCCGGGACGTCGGAGGAGGGTCAATGGCGAGCAACGGAGGAAGGCACCCCACAGGGTGCGGTCATCTCACCGCTGCTGGCAAACATATACCTCCACTACGTCTTCGATCTGTGGGCGCATCAGTGGCGACGTCGCTATGCCACAGGCAATGTGGTAATGGTCAGATACGCCGATGACATCGTCATCGGGTTCGACAAACGATACGATGCCCGGCGCTTCCGTATAGCCATGCAGCGCAGACTGAGGGAGTTCGGACTCACGGTTCACCCGGAGAAAACCCGTCTGATGGAGTTCGGCCGCTTCGCTGCCGAAAACCGTGCCATCAGGGGAAAAGGCAAACCAGAAACGTTCAACTTCCTCGGGTTCACGCACATCAGCGGGAAAGATCGCAACGGCAGGTTCATGCTGATACGAAAGACCCGCCGGGATCGGATGACGGCAACTCTGAAAGCCATCAAAGACGGTCTGCGAAGGCGCTGGCATTACTCAATCCCCGAACAGGGAAAATGGCTCAGGAGAGTGGTTCAGGGATACCTGAACTATCACTCGGTACCGGGCAACTTCCCCACCATGCAGAAGTTCAGGACACACGTAACAAACCTCTGGCGCCGGGCGCTCAGGCGCAGGAGCCAGAAGGATGATACGACCTGGACGAAAGCAAACAAACTGGCAGCCGCATGGCTACCAAGGGTTCGGGTTCTTCATCCATGGCCTGTGGAGCGGTTCACCGCCAGACACCCGAGGCAGGAGCCCGGTGCGTAA